Proteins from a single region of Manis javanica isolate MJ-LG chromosome 5, MJ_LKY, whole genome shotgun sequence:
- the EXOSC9 gene encoding exosome complex component RRP45 isoform X2 yields MAAPAFEPGRQSDLLVKLNRLLERCLRNSKCIDTESLCVVAGEKVWQIRVDLHLLNHDGNIIDAASIAAIVALCHFRRPDVSVQGDEVTLYTPEERDPVPLSIHHMPICVSFAFFQQGTYLLVDPNEREERVMDGLLVIAMNKHREICTIQSSGGIMLLKDQVLRCSKIAGVKVAEITELIQKALENDQKVRKEGGKFGFAESIANQRITAFKMEKAPIDTSDVEEKAEEIIAEAEPPSEVVSQPVLWTPGTAQIGEGIENSWGDPEDSDKEDENEGGSDEAVILDSVKMDTGVEVSNIGSQDAPIVLSDSEEEEMIILEPDKNPKKIRTQTISEKQEKAPSKKPVRKRKKKRATN; encoded by the exons ATGGCTGCCCCAGCTTTTGAACCTGGCAg GCAGTCAGATCTCTTGGTGAAGTTGAACCGACTCTTGGAAAGATGTCTAAGAAATTCGAAGTGTATAGACACTGAATCTCTCTGTGTTGTTGCTGGTGAAAAG GTTTGGCAAATACGTGTAGACCTGCATTTGTTAAATCATGATGGAAATATTATAGATGCTGCCAGCATTGCTGCAATTGTAGCCTTGTGTCACTTCCGAAGACCTGATGTCTCTGTCCAAGGAGATGAAGTAACATTG tATACACCTGAAGAGCGTGATCCTGTACCATTAAGCATCCACCACATGCCCATTTGTGTCAGTTTTGCCTTCTTCCAACAAGG AACATATTTATTGGTGGATCCCAATGAACGAGAAGAACGTGTAATGGATGGCTTGCTGGTAATTGCCATGAACAAACATCGAGAGATTTGTACCATCCAGTCCAGTGGTGGGATAATGCTGCTAAAAGATCAA GTTTTGAGATGTAGTAAAATAGCTGGTGTGAAAGTAGCAGAAATTACAGAGCTAATACAGAAAGCTTTGGAGAATGACCAGAAAGTTag GAAAGAAGGTGGAAAGTTTGGTTTTGCAGAGTCTATAGCAAATCAAAGAATCACagcatttaaaatggaaaaggcTCCTATCGATACCTCTGATGTAGAGGAGAAAGcagaagaaatcattgctgaagCTGAACCTCCTTCAGAAGT TGTTTCTCAACCTGTACTGTGGACTCCTGGAACTGCCCAGATTGGAGAGGGAATAGAAAACTCCTGGGGTGATCCTGAAGACTCTGACAAGGAAGATGAGAATGAAGGTGGCAGTGATGAAGCTGTCATTCTCGACAGTGTCAAAATGGACACTGGAGTAGAAGTTTCCAATATTGGAAGCCAAG ATGCCCCTATAGTACTCTCAGACagtgaagaagaagaaatgatcATTTTAGAACCAGACAAGAATCCAAAGAAAATAAG AACACAAACTATcagtgaaaaacaagaaaaagcacCAAGCAAAAAGccagtaagaaagagaaaaaagaagagagctACTAATTAA
- the EXOSC9 gene encoding exosome complex component RRP45 isoform X1: MKETPLSNCERRFLLRAIEEKKRLDGRQTYDYRNIRISFGTDYGCCIVELGKTRILGQVSCELVSPKLNRATEGILFFNLELSQMAAPAFEPGRQSDLLVKLNRLLERCLRNSKCIDTESLCVVAGEKVWQIRVDLHLLNHDGNIIDAASIAAIVALCHFRRPDVSVQGDEVTLYTPEERDPVPLSIHHMPICVSFAFFQQGTYLLVDPNEREERVMDGLLVIAMNKHREICTIQSSGGIMLLKDQVLRCSKIAGVKVAEITELIQKALENDQKVRKEGGKFGFAESIANQRITAFKMEKAPIDTSDVEEKAEEIIAEAEPPSEVVSQPVLWTPGTAQIGEGIENSWGDPEDSDKEDENEGGSDEAVILDSVKMDTGVEVSNIGSQDAPIVLSDSEEEEMIILEPDKNPKKIRTQTISEKQEKAPSKKPVRKRKKKRATN; this comes from the exons ATGAAGGAGACACCACTTTCAAACTGCGAGCGCCGCTTCCTACTCCGCGCCATCGAAGAGAAGAAG CGGCTGGATGGCAGACAAACCTATGATTATAGGAACATCAGGATCTCGTTTGGAACAGATTATGGGTGCTGTATTGTGGAACTTGGTAAAACAAG AATTCTTGGACAGGTTTCCTGTGAACTTGTTTCTCCAAAACTCAATAGGGCAACAGaaggtattcttttttttaaccttgaaCTCTCTCAGATGGCTGCCCCAGCTTTTGAACCTGGCAg GCAGTCAGATCTCTTGGTGAAGTTGAACCGACTCTTGGAAAGATGTCTAAGAAATTCGAAGTGTATAGACACTGAATCTCTCTGTGTTGTTGCTGGTGAAAAG GTTTGGCAAATACGTGTAGACCTGCATTTGTTAAATCATGATGGAAATATTATAGATGCTGCCAGCATTGCTGCAATTGTAGCCTTGTGTCACTTCCGAAGACCTGATGTCTCTGTCCAAGGAGATGAAGTAACATTG tATACACCTGAAGAGCGTGATCCTGTACCATTAAGCATCCACCACATGCCCATTTGTGTCAGTTTTGCCTTCTTCCAACAAGG AACATATTTATTGGTGGATCCCAATGAACGAGAAGAACGTGTAATGGATGGCTTGCTGGTAATTGCCATGAACAAACATCGAGAGATTTGTACCATCCAGTCCAGTGGTGGGATAATGCTGCTAAAAGATCAA GTTTTGAGATGTAGTAAAATAGCTGGTGTGAAAGTAGCAGAAATTACAGAGCTAATACAGAAAGCTTTGGAGAATGACCAGAAAGTTag GAAAGAAGGTGGAAAGTTTGGTTTTGCAGAGTCTATAGCAAATCAAAGAATCACagcatttaaaatggaaaaggcTCCTATCGATACCTCTGATGTAGAGGAGAAAGcagaagaaatcattgctgaagCTGAACCTCCTTCAGAAGT TGTTTCTCAACCTGTACTGTGGACTCCTGGAACTGCCCAGATTGGAGAGGGAATAGAAAACTCCTGGGGTGATCCTGAAGACTCTGACAAGGAAGATGAGAATGAAGGTGGCAGTGATGAAGCTGTCATTCTCGACAGTGTCAAAATGGACACTGGAGTAGAAGTTTCCAATATTGGAAGCCAAG ATGCCCCTATAGTACTCTCAGACagtgaagaagaagaaatgatcATTTTAGAACCAGACAAGAATCCAAAGAAAATAAG AACACAAACTATcagtgaaaaacaagaaaaagcacCAAGCAAAAAGccagtaagaaagagaaaaaagaagagagctACTAATTAA